CCAACACATCTGGATAACGCAGAAGAAAAAGGTTGCGCAGCACGCTATCATAATCCATTTACTGCTTCAAAattcatcattttattatatatttttacaatagtttCGAAAAATCAAGGAAGTAAAGAAAGCATAACAAGTGAGTCGCTAAAATTTTGGAAACGACAAACGAGCATTGCTCCGAAAGCGACGGAAGAACCTTTAAGTCATTTAGAAGAATTTAGCCACATCGATTATCGTGATTGTCAATGCGACAGTATCATTAGTTATCTTTTTTGGAAATTGCACAAGCATATTGAGCAGAGTggtaaaattataagttttattactGTGAATTAAAATACGAAGATAGAAAATACAAAcgcaataaaacaaaaagaaaaatttattacagaattgggaagaaacattattaatatatacatttctcaatattatcattataaaagaaacagaTCTTGAGATGATCTTTGTAGAAAAGTAactaaatgtatatattaagaatatttttacttgattttgtaataaataaatattttccttcaatttatattgcatttgtaTCTTTAATTTCTAGACTACCGTCGTATTATTCACTTTTAGACATAATTCTATGCCAGGAAACACgctataattatgaatattgatTTAGGAGATACTGATGAAgtgattaattttcttttggaGTACAGTAGCGGACTGATACAAACTGCGCAATCACTTTACGCCGTCAAACTTCTTTTAATTGCCGCTGAAAAAAACGAGGCTGCCGAAACGAGCGCGCGAATAGGTGATCACGAGAACATTATCACGAATAAAGGAATCATTCTAGCTCTAACAGGTATATATTTGCAGATTATTTCGTATTGTTTATTTCTAGAGCGCAAAGGagtttctgaaattttatataagcaaGTTTATATAAGAAGTTTTAGTTGATATGCATTTGTTTTGAcgtattttcttcaatttaaaccatacttttttctttattccgCTATTGAAATTATCAGAACAACAATGTAtctcttggataaataaataagtttttgttttatttttcttttcttctctctccctcttcttGTTGTTCGATTCACGCATTGTATTTTGATACACGGGCATTGGAATTTTGATCaataataaagtttgaaatttaagCTGGAATGCGTGACGTCATATTTTGATACTGTGACTGAGAAATTTCAATCTTCGCGAGTGAGGAAAATTGCGAAGTAGTATAAATAGGAAAGATAACTCCGAGGTCAGTGTTGGTCAGTATGTTGGTTGTCAGGTTGTCGAACGGACGCGAATGTACGCTATTGGGAGATTGCTTGATGGATTTTGTACATGTGTGTGATGTATGtgtgttataatattaaatatattttactttatgcTATCGATTGGATAGACAGTgatttttgtatgtaaatCAGTTAATGTTGAGCGTTTGGATGTCTAAATGTGAGTGATTTgttgtatgtatgtgtgtgtgttattttaaattaatagtgCGCGCGACACACATTCACAcaaacaagaaaattattcacattCAGACACACAATATTAATCGATCCACGCCGaagaacaaatatatttaatattgcagcaattatattttgtatctcttttctttcattcGACATTTGGAATGTCGTTATTATATCGTTAAGAATTAATCATATCTTTTTCAGGCGATGCATACAGTGAACTGGGAAATTACGCGGAGGCTAAAAAGTGTTATACAGAGGCAATGAAATTGCGAGGTACTCCACCCAAAACGAACAAAGCCGCCtgttataacataaaattgaaaatgtattaCAGATTGCAAAATCTTCCTCGTTATACGGTTAATAATAGGCCGAGACAACTCGCTGTGAAAAATTTGGAACTTGCGTCATACATGCGGCGAGTTTGCGTTATGTACCTGGTAAATTTATTCGATCGATTTAGTAGATTAATAACGTAATTTATCAGATTGATTCAGAAAATGTGTCGTCTTTGTATAGTaagacaaaaaaatccaaataaagatacatattacataattttcaagtatttttcttaataaaaaagacgGCAGATTATTTGCATCAATACAGAGTATTTCATATtacactattttatttatgtatttctttatctttttaaaatatacttttttttaaatataagccaaaagattaataaataatgtttgaattataaatgctTTTACTTCCTTTGAAAGCAATTGAGTTTCACAACAAaacaagataatttttttctcggtacaattttaaatggattttatctaaacgtaattttaattaaatatgaattacaGAGACATTCAATATATCCAAAATTATTGACTaagtattgataaaattttaagataaatcgAGATACGATAAATTCCATAATTTGTAGATGGAAGACAAATTAAAGATAGCGCAGTTATTTGCCTTGAGAAGTTTCAAGCtcgcatttttatatttcgacAGTTTTCTAGAGAAAGGCAAAATATATCTCGTGACGGTTCGAGTGTTGCATcgtactaaaaatattaagttgaTACGACATATTGAGAGATCGATGCTGActgtaataaacaaaaaattcaactGGAATGACGTTGAAGAACTAGTAATGGTGGCCAATATCTATCTAACAATGTATCAAATTAGGTATAATTTAACGCttcaaaatttgtacaaaaaatcGTATTCTGACTTAATCTATCTGAATACGTGAAAACAGAGCATTAAGAGGTGAATTAGAAGAAGCTGTAGATATGGGCGTCAAAGTGCTGAAAATATGCGGAGCGTTCCATCATGATAAAGTGATGCTAAATATTATGCCGTCGTTAATTCAGATAATggtattgttttaaattttaacataaattaaattatataaagtaatttaaatattgatttatattaattaatcaatcttTTATGTCGATTAGTATATGCTTTTCCGTTTTATACATGCTTCATTCTTTTCCGTCCGATAATTTAATCAGCTATGGACCAAACGTATTAACGAGGCTGTCGATCTGATGCGAGAGTTGTACTTTCTAGCAGAGGACGACGTAGACTTGTCATCCAAGACATGGTATTACGCTCTTTCTTTAGAATTCATACTGGACGCGGGAATAGTACTGGAATCATATCAGACGTCTTATAactattatatgaatataggTAAGAAACGCAGCTTTCTAAGTACGTGTTAGAATTtctaaagaattatttatgagATGTGTTTTGTATGCGAAGCTATGCGTAAAACCGTTTAAATGCTTAAATATGATTATGCAGTTCATAAGTCGAAATCATACGTATGGCGTGATCCAGAAAGTTTGTACCGTTTATCGATATGCCTGGGTATATATCAACTTAGAATGTGAGCACTCAATAACTCTCCTATTCCGCTTTTATCGTGCAGaagtaaaaaaactatattcaATGAAAAGTTGTGTTTGGATTGTATCGCGTAGTtcgaaaataacttttaatttcgaactatttatttctctttttttatctttgcacGATTAAAAATGATGTCTAAggtattatttgatatatcaCGATTTAATTGTTGCTAATTGAAAGATGCAATAATATAGGGGATATACCGTTACGGTTAATGCATTTGAGCACAGAACGGAAGAATACACGAAGGATATTAGCTGGGATCACTTTTCCCGAATTTTCTCTTGTAGTAAAGTATGTCGGTAAAGTTTTGagcttttacattttttttttttttgttatatatatatgatttgaGAGACAATTCTATTATGGAGTGTAAAAAAACTTTACGCCTTAAAATGCATCATTTACAGAGGcttgaatattatttgttaacattGCTGCGTCACATTAATATAAAGCATTCAAATCAGCTGCTCGATCTGATTGAAGATATTTACAAAGTTATCAAATGTCTGAAGAACGTTTCTAATAAGACAATGATTGTAAAACCGCATTTCTATCTGCTGATGGCATACTTGAATGTTCTTCGAGGTCGCAAATCGACTACGCAACACTATTTGCATGAAGCGCAGAAATTCGCGACCTCGCAAGGAAACAAACTGATAATGGCATGGATCATGCAGAATAGAAGGGTAAGCTTGATTTCAAATCTCCTTTATTCAGCTAGTAAAAtaggataaaattaattaaacctttaatttaattacttaatggTTTTGCAATGGCGGTATATAATTGACAACTAATAAACAATTCGCAAATTTCTGATTATGCAGAcgtggaaaaagaaaatttataataatatggcGCGATACTGGTTGGAATACATTGGATCCGCAGATATTGTGGCTTGGCAGTACATTCGTGACTTTAACATCGACATCTGGTCCActattctttattctttaCCGACGCCTGATTCATATTTATAGccgaaaatacgaaaatatatcttatctATTATCATATCGTTATCACTATATGCCGATCTGTTGCAATGTCTAGTTTTCAAACAATGATTAACTTTATGGATGTTGGTTGAAaagcgaaaataaatattatagcgaaatatttatttattaaaggcATATTACATTTCTACGAGAATAAACACGACGATCCCCTCGTGCgcatgatattttatcaagatGAAATCTTCTCagttctttccttttttttttccaatgatCTCCGAGCGTGAAGAATCTCGATCGCAACGAAATCGTCGCAAGTCTGCTTAAATACGATGATCTCCGGCAGTTACACTTAAATCTCGACGATTAATTATTACGTATtgcgatttaattaattgctctATTTGGCCGAATTTGGCCGAGTACGCCAAGGATGTTTACGGTATTCGAGatagaaaggaagaaagagaaaagaagaattatgaaaaagaaaaaatgaaggGAGAACACAAGAAAAGCGGAAAGAAAGACGTGCTGCTCGatcgattaaatttttcgatCAATTTTCTTTCCGACTTTTAAAGAGACAGACGAAAGAAAGTAAagtaagttttaattattctccGTACGACCTTACACGCGCGATCTTATtgctatataatatttaattttaattaaataaatttaattttaattaaataaatttaattttaataagtttaattcCGTAACCTATACGCCTGTGTATTGTTCTCCAATTCAAACCACTTTGTTTCCTACATCGACTAACATCGACACTATTGTGACAACATTAGCCGAGTcacgattaataattataagaaattgacaaaattttcattaaacaaATAGTTCACATAAACTGCTTCTTtatgtgttaaatattttttttctttttgcttttctAATCAATTGAATATGGCTCTGtatcacagaaaaaaattactattattactatcatcaattatcattattaattaatattactatcATTTTCATTGTAATTAATACTATTCTCTAGGTTatagaaaatacatattgttttttaaaatcctTTACTTAAGGTGCTTGCTAATAATGTTCGGTCGTAGATGTTTTTGCGTTTCAATGATTTTTCGAGAATTGAAGTGCGTATTTTGTATAGCTAGATAATAATCGTAGCCGATCGaattcacaaatataaaacagaTCCCGTCTATCGGGTTTCTGCTTGGTTACAATATATAACGATATCTTGGCGAATATATAAcgatatcttaattatttcgaATAATGATCTGGCGTAAAGGagaattttctattcttttcaatataaaaaaggacTTGCATCGACGTACTCGGCCCGAATTTGTCCGCTGGACACGCGCGTGTAATACTTGAAATTACTTATCCGAACAGAAGAGTGTCTCCCTTCGCGCGCTATCGCATTTCTAAACAACTCAAAAGtccaaaaaatgtatataaaaaaatgtctaaaaGGTGCGTTAAGCACGTCTGACAGATTTGagtgttttttaaatacttaaaagaTAGCTGTGAAATATTAGTATACCTTTCAGATGTCCAAGAAACTTTCGTAATATTTAGGGACTCTTTTAGATCTCTGGCATCTTTTAGACGTTTGCGTTGTTCAAATTTGCTGCTCGTTCGACGGGATATTTCCCGATCGCAACGATGATTGAAGCTTTCTTCTACACGGTTCATTCATGGGCGTCGACTTCGTTGTCGATGCGACTGCTACGTATACCGGTCTTGCCTGTCCAGGGATAAATATCCGGGCATGCTTGACAAGTCTTCATGTATCTCACGCCGCTCTTGTGCCAAAGATTACAGACTTTCGCATTGTTGCATCTCTTGGGTCGATCCTGCGTACATATTCACGTGATGTGACAAAATACTTAAGCTGTAAGATATTGCGCATAAGAATGAATTTTTTCTCTCAAACATcatcgttattattaaaaaaagattttcaaaatcgcaaaattaattaatataatttgaataattggtttcaagaataatatttaactattttGTAATAGCAATTATCTCacatactttaattaattgaagaattgagcaaattatttgtaaaatacgaaaGAAAGTCAGCTTTCTtgcattcaatttattttgaattctatgcattcagtatttttttaattctcttctaaaaatttttttttggttttttccTTTCGTATTAAAGTCTTATTCTAAAAGTAGAGTTAACAAGAAGTCTTACAGGATAATGGCATCCAAAAGGTTCGAACGTGCTCAAAAGAGACAGTGGTGTCGGGTTCCTGATCCATTGTAATGCCTGCCAATTGGTGATTATCCATACGTCGTCCATCGCGACGATGGTATCAAGAAATGATATAAAGCCCTCTTTATGATGCGGTTGTGTAAACCATGCGGCATGATAGAACAGACCGAAGGGCGCCCTAGAAAATGCAATcaaatttcgtatttttttcaaaacaggTCAATTTCTCGCGCCCTATCGAACTCACGAGCATCTTTcatcaatcaataattaatgtatctcaattaaaaaaatttgttaaatgtcATATGTCGTTTTATACAAGCGACgagatttaaaagtaaaattaaaaagaaagagaaacatCGAGATGTGGATGTTCACGATTCATCGATTGTTGTTCTCTGAACAATTGCGTTCGTGGATGCAAACTAATTTACTAACCTGTTAGTCGTGTAATGCCGCTCGAAGTTCTTAATAAGCATCTTGTATACGCCGTCCGGAGTCGGTGGGTTACTGCAGGCATCTCCCATGGAGCATCTACCTCCATTGAGATCTTGCCACATTACCATAGGAACTTCCCACAATCCCGGATAGGATCTCGTGGGACAGGGTGGTATCATGCAGTCGTGGAACAGCTTGTAGTCCAATGTATATGGCCAGCTAGGTGGTCGGTTCTCATAAATGGGCATGGACGAATCGTACGTGAAGTTCGTGTCCCAGAGCATTTTGAACATATTGTTTCCTCCGACCTACGCCACGGGAGTAATGCTTAGTAGATTCTTACGTGGCGATTAATTAAGTGCAATAAAATCCTGAATTATAAATCGCTCGAAGCAGGCAGTTTTGATAGAAATGATTTTGGGAGGAGGATCGTCATCGTATATCTTTCGTGCGATATCTTTTGCATAAAAGTACTCATTACCGATAAGAAGGGAGCCCTCATTCCTCTAACATCTTCTAGTTTGACGCCTCCGTATGCGGCCAGAATTTCTCGCTGCCCAGCAACCTCTCGTCCCCACTTTCGCGCCGAAAACTGTTCGCCGAAACTGTGCCTGTTTGTGAAAATCAATTGGCGTGTCGATTATTCGAGCTGTGAAAAGTCAATTCTCACCGATTCTAAAGTAGCTAACGATACACGCTGgaattattttccttttttaatgcatacacatcgaaaaaaaaaataaaaataattgcatcgcGTAAAAAAGTTCCTTGTTTCCAGAAAGTAAAACGAGAAACTTTAAGCtacttcttttcatttttgtcTAAAagtgtagaaaatatttcgtaaCCAAAAGTAGATCTTTTGGATCCCGCAGATTCAATAAGATCGGATAAAAATCTCCGAACGTGTGTCGTCACATTCCTTAATTATTCGATGTTGCGTGAGAAGCGAAAGCGATTTTGATCCAACAAGCGATAGTTATCGTATGATTTGTTAACTCCTTCATCAGCGACACAAGCTAGCGTTAACTGCCACACCAAATGTCacttcaaaaataaatgattacagTTTGATATCTTTAAtgatcattattaatttccatCCGCGTGGTATTAGTACGCTGATGATACAAGTGATTGTCATATAAACATGATTTCACAACGATTCAAGGGCAAGAATAATTGGAAATCTCATTCATTAGCTGTTGTACATTTCACtgatattatcattaatatagaTCAGAACGCGCATGAAGGAACAGTTTGATTCGGGATATTTAATTAGCCATCGATACagttaattgcaaaaaaaactaaataatatatcgtaaagtttttttcaatagaatgcggataaaaatttcattatttcgcaCGGCGATGATTTTCTCCGATCGACACGAGAAGTTCGTATGAGAACTGCAGCTACTTACGAGACCGTGTGGGAAGCAATCTCGTGGCCCGAGGCATAGAGATTTTGAACTTGGCTGTAGTCGGTCCACTCGTGGGACACGTAGAACGTGGCCGAGATGGGACATCCGTTGGGGTTCTTCCGTCCCTTCTCGAACAGGTCGGCGTAGAGACCCTTGTTCAAGTCGTTCACGGAATCGTCAAAGGTCAGGAGAACAATTTGCGGTATTTCTTCCGGCAAGTAGTCACCTGTTTCGTATCGGGGTTGCGTTCAGGATCGGAGACAGCACGGAGGAGGCAAGCGGGCGCACGGAAGGAAAATTGGGACACGCGTTCGAGATCGTATTCGAATGTGTGTTGTGTGTGAGAAATTGTTTTTGCCGATGTGAATAATTGGTACGAGTTTTTTcgagcgttttttttttttttttttttacatgtgatGTGTATGTGTGAAGATGTACCAATTAGAATAGCGCGTGATGGGAATGAGGAGCACGATGAAGTgtgaaaagagagaaagaacgagacagagagagagagagagaaagagacagaaaacAAGAGAGAAGTTAGTACATGCGTCATTAGTATACGACACAAGTATCGCACGCACCTAGTGAAACCGCGGTTTACGACGTGTTACTATCAAACTTTGTGATCCCTCAT
This DNA window, taken from Linepithema humile isolate Giens D197 chromosome 7, Lhum_UNIL_v1.0, whole genome shotgun sequence, encodes the following:
- the LOC137001305 gene encoding adenylate cyclase type 10-like isoform X3 is translated as MNPYEQSLITCAATLGLVFKRNALQNVMLNEIPPHTTNESAPGQCKILEFKYTLFYNLIYDMQSNEERKEHHARAVRIYSRDAQKCNCCDGGRFLRIPSKDIIVEKEDSVEISQISMGRKRTYIGDQNDKSSKRRSIFFARRIVAAKKQEPTVTRRVSIMPTHLDNAEEKGCAARYHNPFTASKFIILLYIFTIVSKNQGSKESITSESLKFWKRQTSIAPKATEEPLSHLEEFSHIDYRDCQCDSIISYLFWKLHKHIEQSGDTDEVINFLLEYSSGLIQTAQSLYAVKLLLIAAEKNEAAETSARIGDHENIITNKGIILALTGDAYSELGNYAEAKKCYTEAMKLRGTPPKTNKAACYNIKLKMYYRLQNLPRYTVNNRPRQLAVKNLELASYMRRVCVMYLMEDKLKIAQLFALRSFKLAFLYFDSFLEKGKIYLVTVRVLHRTKNIKLIRHIERSMLTVINKKFNWNDVEELVMVANIYLTMYQIRALRGELEEAVDMGVKVLKICGAFHHDKVMLNIMPSLIQIMLWTKRINEAVDLMRELYFLAEDDVDLSSKTWYYALSLEFILDAGIVLESYQTSYNYYMNIVHKSKSYVWRDPESLYRLSICLGIYQLRMGYTVTVNAFEHRTEEYTKDISWDHFSRIFSCSKRLEYYLLTLLRHINIKHSNQLLDLIEDIYKVIKCLKNVSNKTMIVKPHFYLLMAYLNVLRGRKSTTQHYLHEAQKFATSQGNKLIMAWIMQNRRTWKKKIYNNMARYWLEYIGSADIVAWQYIRDFNIDIWSTILYSLPTPDSYL
- the LOC137001305 gene encoding adenylate cyclase type 10-like isoform X2, which translates into the protein MNPYEQSLITCAATLGLVFKRNALQNVMLNEIPPHTTNAISQMFRIRILECAALQRRDFRTDILIFCIDKKRSTFSDMHHLQFCHCNLSQQSAPGQCKILEFKYTLFYNLIYDMQSNEERKEHHARAVRIYSRDAQKCNCCDGGRFLRIPSKDIIVEKEDSVEISQISMGRKRTYIGDQNDKSSKRRSIFFARRIVAAKKQEPTVTRRVSIMPTHLDNAEEKVSKNQGSKESITSESLKFWKRQTSIAPKATEEPLSHLEEFSHIDYRDCQCDSIISYLFWKLHKHIEQSGDTDEVINFLLEYSSGLIQTAQSLYAVKLLLIAAEKNEAAETSARIGDHENIITNKGIILALTGDAYSELGNYAEAKKCYTEAMKLRGTPPKTNKAACYNIKLKMYYRLQNLPRYTVNNRPRQLAVKNLELASYMRRVCVMYLMEDKLKIAQLFALRSFKLAFLYFDSFLEKGKIYLVTVRVLHRTKNIKLIRHIERSMLTVINKKFNWNDVEELVMVANIYLTMYQIRALRGELEEAVDMGVKVLKICGAFHHDKVMLNIMPSLIQIMLWTKRINEAVDLMRELYFLAEDDVDLSSKTWYYALSLEFILDAGIVLESYQTSYNYYMNIVHKSKSYVWRDPESLYRLSICLGIYQLRMGYTVTVNAFEHRTEEYTKDISWDHFSRIFSCSKRLEYYLLTLLRHINIKHSNQLLDLIEDIYKVIKCLKNVSNKTMIVKPHFYLLMAYLNVLRGRKSTTQHYLHEAQKFATSQGNKLIMAWIMQNRRTWKKKIYNNMARYWLEYIGSADIVAWQYIRDFNIDIWSTILYSLPTPDSYL
- the LOC137001305 gene encoding adenylate cyclase type 10-like isoform X1, which codes for MNPYEQSLITCAATLGLVFKRNALQNVMLNEIPPHTTNAISQMFRIRILECAALQRRDFRTDILIFCIDKKRSTFSDMHHLQFCHCNLSQQSAPGQCKILEFKYTLFYNLIYDMQSNEERKEHHARAVRIYSRDAQKCNCCDGGRFLRIPSKDIIVEKEDSVEISQISMGRKRTYIGDQNDKSSKRRSIFFARRIVAAKKQEPTVTRRVSIMPTHLDNAEEKGCAARYHNPFTASKFIILLYIFTIVSKNQGSKESITSESLKFWKRQTSIAPKATEEPLSHLEEFSHIDYRDCQCDSIISYLFWKLHKHIEQSGDTDEVINFLLEYSSGLIQTAQSLYAVKLLLIAAEKNEAAETSARIGDHENIITNKGIILALTGDAYSELGNYAEAKKCYTEAMKLRGTPPKTNKAACYNIKLKMYYRLQNLPRYTVNNRPRQLAVKNLELASYMRRVCVMYLMEDKLKIAQLFALRSFKLAFLYFDSFLEKGKIYLVTVRVLHRTKNIKLIRHIERSMLTVINKKFNWNDVEELVMVANIYLTMYQIRALRGELEEAVDMGVKVLKICGAFHHDKVMLNIMPSLIQIMLWTKRINEAVDLMRELYFLAEDDVDLSSKTWYYALSLEFILDAGIVLESYQTSYNYYMNIVHKSKSYVWRDPESLYRLSICLGIYQLRMGYTVTVNAFEHRTEEYTKDISWDHFSRIFSCSKRLEYYLLTLLRHINIKHSNQLLDLIEDIYKVIKCLKNVSNKTMIVKPHFYLLMAYLNVLRGRKSTTQHYLHEAQKFATSQGNKLIMAWIMQNRRTWKKKIYNNMARYWLEYIGSADIVAWQYIRDFNIDIWSTILYSLPTPDSYL